The Brachyhypopomus gauderio isolate BG-103 chromosome 17, BGAUD_0.2, whole genome shotgun sequence genome includes a window with the following:
- the clmna gene encoding uncharacterized protein clmna isoform X1, whose translation MAGQEWEDWFEREEFIGQISDIRVQNLQVEREVVQKRTFTRWMNLHLEKCNPPLEVRDLFRDIRDGRILMALLEELSGCRLLHGFKPSSHRIFRLNNIAKVLTFLEERNVKLVSIDAADIADGNSSIVLGLIWNIILFFQIKELTGNIRKQFPSLSSLSSIPTSLDSDTSHSSTPSDEKKPSAAARDHGKAIKTLLQWVQRRTRKYGVAVQDFGKSWTSGLAFLAVIKSIDSSLVDMRRALLRSSRENIEEAFRTAHYSLGIPRLLEPEDVTLNSPDEQSIMTYVSQFLEHFPGIEEDDPSDFRSKVNARMNEPPYRNGVQRKEKFCVVKRDWVQPPPKIFISSVAEGQEQVRSPAQPRITEDRPWDSEESSVGSSPSTTDSRPLCHPLALNKDPVSSTSSSPQPSLIDSVMDSPDSWSEMPSELPQSCSDISLSESAASSEQRYSAYSGELTSDQESPLLLERVSQDQVDTELFVDEGNFSLSSVDSFQAKSTLMSEEEDAYRYILDLKEQTSADHITVEDLTSDSNAQQTQPSPTQSPELVKPASLDTSCGDSDSGYYPGQKDISATQPEEVSKSLITTHTDEPIGGIENTVRSPSECSTDGLESTKTEAAQISTESDQMAFFEDDAECPVLKYERISISESEEDVDLSEEMPHGEEAEGAEVLNVFSCDVKKEDGDTGEHEDAHVREYQEMAWPLQVDIDQKELVLESEDHSTGPNPEADQVSTSLELPQTSTNSGQSEARDSGADLHVDEVQQEGFDKDLVIYEDPTVKDLPRDNPQTDGCLGELNSTEVTGDDGDGTFKLESSPLNQVSEIWEVGEDITYDEEPSLGDVSAPLGEELEEELKGTVHSLETSVTESIQDYMKVNNLQSELEGQFCALETVMEEDVSCSPNHSSGPEALEQLKFTEIKDDMPISAIPCGDAPITDVIRASGDPDHDAKFHEQDGHSFTPPTPASPASRPDLGDSWEHSLPHQPCDGQSGSQTTWEGAERIMGNGERTERYPAELRLSLSVMPLQPAPSQSALTDSETPTQEKVSEGPVESPEQSPFEPWARHPGDWGVLESDLPAVLISGDEEPTDARESTEALREQVASDSTEDESTLLTALCSQESLQPKELEQRENRDDVDAITPGNVVESCVLCNRKMIIPATIPEDTRQTALSDTYLLLAAWLLVYCILVLPQMDLWTIPSLLLNLE comes from the exons ATGGCTGGACAGGAGTGGGAAGACTGGTTTGAACGTGAGGAGTTCATCGGTCAGATCAGCGACATCCGAGTGCAGAATCTTCAAG TTGAGAGGGAAGTCGTTCAGAAGAGGACCTTTACCAGATGGATGAATCTCCATTTAGAGAAG TGTAATCCTCCACTGGAGGTACGTGACCTCTTCCGTGACATCCGGGATGGGAGGATTCTCATGGCCCTGTTGGAGGAGCTGTCGGGATGCAGGCTG CTGCATGGATTCAAGCCATCTTCACATCGCATTTTCAGGCTTAATAACATAGCGAAGGTGTTGACTTTCCTGGAGGAAAGAAAT GTAAAGCTGGTTAGCATTGACGCTGCGGACATCGCTGATGGCAATTCATCTATAGTTCTTGGCTTGATCTGGAATATCATTCTCTTTTTCcag ATTAAAGAGCTGACAGGGAACATAAGGAAACAGTTCCCATCCCTTTCCAGCTTATCATCCATCCCAACCAGCTTGGATTCAGACACTTCACATTCTAGCACTCCATCAGATGAGAAGAAGCCTTCCGCTGCCGCCAGGGATCATGGGAAAGCTATAAAGACACTCTTACAGTGGGTCCAGAGACGCACCAGAAA ATATGGAGTGGCAGTCCAGGATTTTGGCAAAAGCTGGACAAGTGGCCTGGCTTTTCTTGCAGTTATTAAATCTATTGACTCTAGTCTGGTGGACATGAGAAGAGCCTTACTCAGATCCTCCAGAGAGAACATTGAGGAGGCTTTCCGAACAGCACACTACAGCCTGGGAATCCCACGGCTCCTGGAGCCTGAAG ATGTGACCCTGAATTCCCCAGATGAACAGTCTATAATGACATACGTGTCCCAGTTTTTGGAGCACTTTCCGGGAATCGAGGAG GATGATCCTTCGGACTTCCGGAGTAAGGTCAATGCACGGATGAACGAGCCACCATATAGAAACGGAGTTCAAAGGAAAGAAAAGTTCTGTGTGGTGAAGAGGGATTGGGTTCAGCCTCCACCTAAGATCTTCATTTCCTCAGTGGCTGAAGGTCAAGAGCAGGTCCGCTCTCCCGCTCAACCACGGATAACGGAGGACAGGCCCTGGGATAGTGAGGAATCCtccgtgggttcgagtcccagtaCCACGGACAGTCGGCCTCTCTGTCACCCCCTGGCCCTGAACAAAGACCCAGTGTCTTCCACCTCCAGTTCTCCTCAACCCTCCCTGATCGATTCCGTGATGGACTCTCCAGATTCATGGAGCGAGATGCCTAGTGAGCTTCCGCAGTCTTGCAGTGACATCTCTCTGAGTGAAAGTGCTGCGTCTAGTGAGCAGAGGTACTCCGCTTACTCTGGTGAGCTGACCTCAGACCAGGAGTCACCACTGCTGTTGGAGAGGGTCTCCCAAGACCAGGTGGACACAGAGCTGTTTGTAGATGAGGGAAACTTCTCTCTCAGCTCGGTGGACAGTTTTCAGGCCAAATCAACACTGATGTCTGAGGAGGAGGATGCCTACAGGTACATTTTAGATCTTAAGGAACAGACGTCTGCTGATCATATTACTGTTGAGGATTTAACTAGTGATTCAAATGCACAGCAAACACAACCCTCACCTACGCAGAGTCCAGAACTCGTCAAACCAGCATCTCTTGACACTTCATGTGGAGATAGTGACTCTGGGTACTATCCTGGTCAAAAGGACATCAGTGCAACACAACCAGAAGAAGTTAGCAAGAGTCTGATAACCACTCACACTGACGAACCAATTGGTGGCATTGAAAACACTGTGAGGAGCCCGTCCGAATGTTCTACAGATGGTTTGGAGTCAACCAAAACTGAAGCTGCTCAGATCTCCACTGAATCGGACCAGATGGCCTTTTTCGAGGACGATGCTGAATGTCCTGTTCTGAAGTATGAGAGGATTTCCATTTCAGAAAGTGAAGAGGACGTTGACCTGTCTGAAGAAATGCCTCACGGTGAGGAAGCAGAGGGGGCCGAGGTGCTCAATGTCTTCAGCTGCGACGTCAAAAAGGAGGATGGTGACACTGGAGAGCATGAAGACGCACATGTTAGGGAATATCAGGAAATGGCTTGGCCGTTGCAAGTAGACATTGACCAAAAGGAGCTTGTTCTGGAATCAGAAGACCACAGTACTGGGCCAAACCCTGAAGCAGACCAGGTCTCTACCAGTTTAGAACTTCCGCAGACTTCGACAAATAGTGGACAGTCCGAAGCAAGAGATTCTGGGGCAGATTTACATGTGGACGAGGTCCAACAAGAAGGATTTGACAAGGATTTAGTCATATATGAAGATCCGACAGTGAAGGATTTGCCCCGAGACAACCCTCAGACAGATGGCTGTCTGGGTGAGCTGAACTCTACTGAAGTTACTGGAGACGATGGGGATGGGACCTTCAAGTTGGAGTCAAGTCCTCTTAATCAGGTGAGCGAAATTTGGGAAGTAGGTGAAGACATTACATACGATGAAGAACCAAGTCTGGGTGATGTAAGTGCCCCTCTGGGGGAAGAGCTTGAGGAGGAGCTGAAAGGAACTGTGCATTCTCTTGAAACAAGCGTGACTGAAAGCATACAAGATTATATGAAAGTCAATAACCTGCAGAGCGAGCTGGAGGGTCAGTTCTGCGCGCTGGAGACCGTGATGGAAGAAGACGTTTCCTGCAGTCCGAATCACAGCAGTGGTCCTGAGGCCTTAGAGCAATTAAAGTTCACTGAGATCAAGGATGACATGCCCATATCAGCGATACCTTGTGGCGATGCCCCCATAACCGATGTCATCAGGGCGTCGGGCGATCCCGACCATGACGCCAAGTTCCATGAGCAAGACGGGCATTCCTTCACTCCACCGACGCCTGCCAGTCCTGCCTCGCGGCCAGACCTCGGTGACAGCTGGGAGCACAGCTTGCCCCACCAGCCCTGTGACGGGCAGAGTGGAAGCCAGACCACTTGGGAGGGGGCAGAAAGGATTATGGGTAACGGCGAGCGAACAGAAAGGTACCCCGCAGAGCTACGCCTGTCCCTCAGCGTGATGCCTCTACAGCCAGCACCATCGCAATCTGCCCTCACAGACAGTGAGACTCCCACACAGGAAAAG GTTAGCGAGGGGCCCGTGGAGTCTCCAGAGCAGAGTCCGTTTGAGCCATGGGCCCGGCACCCGGGGGACTGGGGTGTGTTGGAGTCGGACCTGCCAGCTGTGCTCATTAGTGGCGATGAAGAGCCCACCGATGCCAGAGAAAGCACAGAGGCGCTGAG GGAACAAGTTGCCAGTGACAGCACTGAAGATGAAAGCACGCTCTTGACAGCTTTGTGCTCACAAGAGTCACTGCAGCCAAAGGAATTAGAG CAGAGAGAAAACAGGGATGACGTGGATGCCATCACACCAGGGAACGTGGTGGAGAG TTGCGTGTTATGTAACAGGAAGATGATTATCCCTGCAACGATTCCCGAGGACACACGTCAGACGGCCTTGTCCGACACCTACTTGTTGCTGGCCGCGTGGCTCCTGGTCTACTGTATTCTCGTCCTGCCTCAGATGGACCTGTGGACGATCCCCAGCCTCCTGCTTAACCTTGAATAA
- the clmna gene encoding uncharacterized protein clmna isoform X2 has translation MAGQEWEDWFEREEFIGQISDIRVQNLQVEREVVQKRTFTRWMNLHLEKCNPPLEVRDLFRDIRDGRILMALLEELSGCRLLHGFKPSSHRIFRLNNIAKVLTFLEERNVKLVSIDAADIADGNSSIVLGLIWNIILFFQIKELTGNIRKQFPSLSSLSSIPTSLDSDTSHSSTPSDEKKPSAAARDHGKAIKTLLQWVQRRTRKYGVAVQDFGKSWTSGLAFLAVIKSIDSSLVDMRRALLRSSRENIEEAFRTAHYSLGIPRLLEPEDVTLNSPDEQSIMTYVSQFLEHFPGIEEDDPSDFRSKVNARMNEPPYRNGVQRKEKFCVVKRDWVQPPPKIFISSVAEGQEQVRSPAQPRITEDRPWDSEESSVGSSPSTTDSRPLCHPLALNKDPVSSTSSSPQPSLIDSVMDSPDSWSEMPSELPQSCSDISLSESAASSEQRYSAYSGELTSDQESPLLLERVSQDQVDTELFVDEGNFSLSSVDSFQAKSTLMSEEEDAYRYILDLKEQTSADHITVEDLTSDSNAQQTQPSPTQSPELVKPASLDTSCGDSDSGYYPGQKDISATQPEEVSKSLITTHTDEPIGGIENTVRSPSECSTDGLESTKTEAAQISTESDQMAFFEDDAECPVLKYERISISESEEDVDLSEEMPHGEEAEGAEVLNVFSCDVKKEDGDTGEHEDAHVREYQEMAWPLQVDIDQKELVLESEDHSTGPNPEADQVSTSLELPQTSTNSGQSEARDSGADLHVDEVQQEGFDKDLVIYEDPTVKDLPRDNPQTDGCLGELNSTEVTGDDGDGTFKLESSPLNQVSEIWEVGEDITYDEEPSLGDVSAPLGEELEEELKGTVHSLETSVTESIQDYMKVNNLQSELEGQFCALETVMEEDVSCSPNHSSGPEALEQLKFTEIKDDMPISAIPCGDAPITDVIRASGDPDHDAKFHEQDGHSFTPPTPASPASRPDLGDSWEHSLPHQPCDGQSGSQTTWEGAERIMGNGERTERYPAELRLSLSVMPLQPAPSQSALTDSETPTQEKVSEGPVESPEQSPFEPWARHPGDWGVLESDLPAVLISGDEEPTDARESTEALREQVASDSTEDESTLLTALCSQESLQPKELERENRDDVDAITPGNVVESCVLCNRKMIIPATIPEDTRQTALSDTYLLLAAWLLVYCILVLPQMDLWTIPSLLLNLE, from the exons ATGGCTGGACAGGAGTGGGAAGACTGGTTTGAACGTGAGGAGTTCATCGGTCAGATCAGCGACATCCGAGTGCAGAATCTTCAAG TTGAGAGGGAAGTCGTTCAGAAGAGGACCTTTACCAGATGGATGAATCTCCATTTAGAGAAG TGTAATCCTCCACTGGAGGTACGTGACCTCTTCCGTGACATCCGGGATGGGAGGATTCTCATGGCCCTGTTGGAGGAGCTGTCGGGATGCAGGCTG CTGCATGGATTCAAGCCATCTTCACATCGCATTTTCAGGCTTAATAACATAGCGAAGGTGTTGACTTTCCTGGAGGAAAGAAAT GTAAAGCTGGTTAGCATTGACGCTGCGGACATCGCTGATGGCAATTCATCTATAGTTCTTGGCTTGATCTGGAATATCATTCTCTTTTTCcag ATTAAAGAGCTGACAGGGAACATAAGGAAACAGTTCCCATCCCTTTCCAGCTTATCATCCATCCCAACCAGCTTGGATTCAGACACTTCACATTCTAGCACTCCATCAGATGAGAAGAAGCCTTCCGCTGCCGCCAGGGATCATGGGAAAGCTATAAAGACACTCTTACAGTGGGTCCAGAGACGCACCAGAAA ATATGGAGTGGCAGTCCAGGATTTTGGCAAAAGCTGGACAAGTGGCCTGGCTTTTCTTGCAGTTATTAAATCTATTGACTCTAGTCTGGTGGACATGAGAAGAGCCTTACTCAGATCCTCCAGAGAGAACATTGAGGAGGCTTTCCGAACAGCACACTACAGCCTGGGAATCCCACGGCTCCTGGAGCCTGAAG ATGTGACCCTGAATTCCCCAGATGAACAGTCTATAATGACATACGTGTCCCAGTTTTTGGAGCACTTTCCGGGAATCGAGGAG GATGATCCTTCGGACTTCCGGAGTAAGGTCAATGCACGGATGAACGAGCCACCATATAGAAACGGAGTTCAAAGGAAAGAAAAGTTCTGTGTGGTGAAGAGGGATTGGGTTCAGCCTCCACCTAAGATCTTCATTTCCTCAGTGGCTGAAGGTCAAGAGCAGGTCCGCTCTCCCGCTCAACCACGGATAACGGAGGACAGGCCCTGGGATAGTGAGGAATCCtccgtgggttcgagtcccagtaCCACGGACAGTCGGCCTCTCTGTCACCCCCTGGCCCTGAACAAAGACCCAGTGTCTTCCACCTCCAGTTCTCCTCAACCCTCCCTGATCGATTCCGTGATGGACTCTCCAGATTCATGGAGCGAGATGCCTAGTGAGCTTCCGCAGTCTTGCAGTGACATCTCTCTGAGTGAAAGTGCTGCGTCTAGTGAGCAGAGGTACTCCGCTTACTCTGGTGAGCTGACCTCAGACCAGGAGTCACCACTGCTGTTGGAGAGGGTCTCCCAAGACCAGGTGGACACAGAGCTGTTTGTAGATGAGGGAAACTTCTCTCTCAGCTCGGTGGACAGTTTTCAGGCCAAATCAACACTGATGTCTGAGGAGGAGGATGCCTACAGGTACATTTTAGATCTTAAGGAACAGACGTCTGCTGATCATATTACTGTTGAGGATTTAACTAGTGATTCAAATGCACAGCAAACACAACCCTCACCTACGCAGAGTCCAGAACTCGTCAAACCAGCATCTCTTGACACTTCATGTGGAGATAGTGACTCTGGGTACTATCCTGGTCAAAAGGACATCAGTGCAACACAACCAGAAGAAGTTAGCAAGAGTCTGATAACCACTCACACTGACGAACCAATTGGTGGCATTGAAAACACTGTGAGGAGCCCGTCCGAATGTTCTACAGATGGTTTGGAGTCAACCAAAACTGAAGCTGCTCAGATCTCCACTGAATCGGACCAGATGGCCTTTTTCGAGGACGATGCTGAATGTCCTGTTCTGAAGTATGAGAGGATTTCCATTTCAGAAAGTGAAGAGGACGTTGACCTGTCTGAAGAAATGCCTCACGGTGAGGAAGCAGAGGGGGCCGAGGTGCTCAATGTCTTCAGCTGCGACGTCAAAAAGGAGGATGGTGACACTGGAGAGCATGAAGACGCACATGTTAGGGAATATCAGGAAATGGCTTGGCCGTTGCAAGTAGACATTGACCAAAAGGAGCTTGTTCTGGAATCAGAAGACCACAGTACTGGGCCAAACCCTGAAGCAGACCAGGTCTCTACCAGTTTAGAACTTCCGCAGACTTCGACAAATAGTGGACAGTCCGAAGCAAGAGATTCTGGGGCAGATTTACATGTGGACGAGGTCCAACAAGAAGGATTTGACAAGGATTTAGTCATATATGAAGATCCGACAGTGAAGGATTTGCCCCGAGACAACCCTCAGACAGATGGCTGTCTGGGTGAGCTGAACTCTACTGAAGTTACTGGAGACGATGGGGATGGGACCTTCAAGTTGGAGTCAAGTCCTCTTAATCAGGTGAGCGAAATTTGGGAAGTAGGTGAAGACATTACATACGATGAAGAACCAAGTCTGGGTGATGTAAGTGCCCCTCTGGGGGAAGAGCTTGAGGAGGAGCTGAAAGGAACTGTGCATTCTCTTGAAACAAGCGTGACTGAAAGCATACAAGATTATATGAAAGTCAATAACCTGCAGAGCGAGCTGGAGGGTCAGTTCTGCGCGCTGGAGACCGTGATGGAAGAAGACGTTTCCTGCAGTCCGAATCACAGCAGTGGTCCTGAGGCCTTAGAGCAATTAAAGTTCACTGAGATCAAGGATGACATGCCCATATCAGCGATACCTTGTGGCGATGCCCCCATAACCGATGTCATCAGGGCGTCGGGCGATCCCGACCATGACGCCAAGTTCCATGAGCAAGACGGGCATTCCTTCACTCCACCGACGCCTGCCAGTCCTGCCTCGCGGCCAGACCTCGGTGACAGCTGGGAGCACAGCTTGCCCCACCAGCCCTGTGACGGGCAGAGTGGAAGCCAGACCACTTGGGAGGGGGCAGAAAGGATTATGGGTAACGGCGAGCGAACAGAAAGGTACCCCGCAGAGCTACGCCTGTCCCTCAGCGTGATGCCTCTACAGCCAGCACCATCGCAATCTGCCCTCACAGACAGTGAGACTCCCACACAGGAAAAG GTTAGCGAGGGGCCCGTGGAGTCTCCAGAGCAGAGTCCGTTTGAGCCATGGGCCCGGCACCCGGGGGACTGGGGTGTGTTGGAGTCGGACCTGCCAGCTGTGCTCATTAGTGGCGATGAAGAGCCCACCGATGCCAGAGAAAGCACAGAGGCGCTGAG GGAACAAGTTGCCAGTGACAGCACTGAAGATGAAAGCACGCTCTTGACAGCTTTGTGCTCACAAGAGTCACTGCAGCCAAAGGAATTAGAG AGAGAAAACAGGGATGACGTGGATGCCATCACACCAGGGAACGTGGTGGAGAG TTGCGTGTTATGTAACAGGAAGATGATTATCCCTGCAACGATTCCCGAGGACACACGTCAGACGGCCTTGTCCGACACCTACTTGTTGCTGGCCGCGTGGCTCCTGGTCTACTGTATTCTCGTCCTGCCTCAGATGGACCTGTGGACGATCCCCAGCCTCCTGCTTAACCTTGAATAA